One window of Dysgonomonas mossii genomic DNA carries:
- the clpX gene encoding ATP-dependent Clp protease ATP-binding subunit ClpX: protein MAKKDTNGYCSFCGRSDKDVNMLISGMSADICDSCAEQAYQIVKESVEAKKTSLGIDKTQLPDPKTIKEYLDGYIIGQENAKRYLSVAVYNHYKRILQGKEDDIEIEKSNIIMVGPTGTGKTLLARTIAKLLHVPFAIVDATVLTEAGYVGEDIESILTRLLQASDYDVAAAERGIVFIDEIDKIARKSDNPSITRDVSGEGVQQGLLKLLEGSIVNVPPQGGRKHPDQKMIAVDTKNILFVCGGAFDGIERKIAQRLNTMVVGYASSKSNAQVDRNNLLQYVAPQDLKSFGLIPEIIGRLPILTYLDALDRSALRRILTEPKNSIIKQYVKLFKMDGVDLTFEDDVYEYIVDKAVEYKLGARGLRSIVETIMMDAMFNIPSTKQAQLHVTKEYAVEQLENSQVVKLRNSL, encoded by the coding sequence ATGGCAAAAAAAGATACTAACGGCTATTGCAGTTTCTGTGGCAGAAGCGATAAGGATGTAAATATGCTTATCTCCGGTATGTCGGCTGACATCTGTGATAGCTGTGCTGAACAAGCATATCAGATTGTAAAAGAAAGTGTAGAGGCAAAGAAAACATCTTTGGGTATTGATAAAACACAATTGCCCGACCCAAAGACGATAAAAGAATATCTTGACGGGTATATTATCGGTCAGGAGAATGCCAAGCGCTATCTGTCTGTGGCTGTGTATAACCATTACAAACGTATACTACAAGGGAAAGAAGATGATATAGAAATAGAAAAGTCGAATATCATTATGGTTGGCCCTACAGGTACAGGAAAAACATTGTTGGCACGTACCATCGCCAAACTACTGCATGTCCCTTTCGCAATCGTAGACGCAACCGTGCTTACCGAAGCCGGATACGTAGGCGAAGATATAGAAAGCATTCTTACCCGACTGTTGCAAGCCTCAGACTATGATGTGGCAGCAGCAGAAAGAGGGATTGTTTTTATCGATGAAATTGACAAAATAGCCCGTAAGAGCGACAATCCATCAATCACCCGTGATGTTAGCGGTGAGGGTGTGCAACAGGGCTTACTTAAATTGCTGGAAGGTTCGATTGTAAACGTTCCGCCTCAAGGAGGACGTAAGCATCCTGACCAGAAGATGATTGCCGTAGATACCAAAAACATATTGTTTGTTTGTGGTGGAGCTTTCGACGGTATCGAAAGGAAGATAGCGCAACGATTGAATACAATGGTTGTGGGTTATGCTTCGTCTAAAAGCAACGCGCAGGTAGACCGTAACAATCTGTTGCAATATGTAGCACCTCAGGATTTGAAGTCTTTCGGATTGATCCCTGAGATTATAGGACGTCTGCCTATTTTGACATATCTTGACGCTCTGGATAGGAGTGCTCTTCGCCGAATACTTACCGAGCCGAAAAACTCTATCATTAAGCAGTATGTCAAATTGTTCAAAATGGATGGCGTTGATCTTACCTTCGAAGATGATGTATATGAATACATTGTAGATAAGGCAGTGGAATATAAATTGGGAGCAAGAGGATTGAGATCCATAGTCGAAACCATTATGATGGATGCTATGTTTAATATCCCTTCCACAAAGCAGGCTCAACTGCATGTTACTAAAGAGTACGCTGTAGAGCAATTGGAGAACTCACAAGTCGTAAAACTAAGAAATTCATTATAA
- the clpP gene encoding ATP-dependent Clp endopeptidase proteolytic subunit ClpP encodes MNNEFRKYATKHLGLNGLALDKYIDITSSYISPTIIEERQLNVAQMDVFSRLMMDRIIFLGTQIDDYTANVIQAQLLYLDSADSGKDISIYINSPGGSVYAGYGVYDTMQFINSDVSTICTGIAASMAAVLLVAGEKGKRFALKHSRVMIHQPLGGAQGQASDIEITAREIGKVKKELYTIISDHSGQPFDKVALDSDRDYWMTSAEAKDYGMVDDVLMKNKQ; translated from the coding sequence ATGAACAATGAATTTAGAAAGTATGCAACGAAGCATCTAGGCTTGAATGGGCTAGCTCTTGATAAATATATCGATATAACAAGCAGTTATATATCACCTACTATTATCGAAGAACGTCAGTTGAATGTTGCTCAGATGGATGTATTCTCTCGTTTGATGATGGATCGTATTATCTTTTTGGGAACTCAGATCGACGACTATACAGCCAATGTGATACAGGCTCAATTGCTATATCTTGATTCTGCCGATTCGGGCAAAGATATATCTATTTATATAAATTCTCCCGGAGGATCGGTGTATGCAGGATATGGAGTTTATGACACTATGCAGTTTATCAACAGCGATGTGTCTACAATCTGTACAGGTATTGCAGCATCTATGGCAGCCGTATTGCTTGTTGCCGGAGAGAAAGGAAAACGATTTGCGTTGAAGCATTCACGCGTTATGATTCACCAGCCGTTGGGTGGTGCTCAGGGACAAGCTTCAGATATCGAGATCACCGCTCGTGAGATTGGTAAGGTGAAAAAAGAACTTTATACTATTATTTCAGACCACTCGGGACAACCATTTGACAAAGTGGCACTAGATTCGGACCGTGACTACTGGATGACTTCGGCTGAGGCTAAAGACTATGGAATGGTAGATGATGTTTTGATGAAAAATAAACAATAA
- the recQ gene encoding DNA helicase RecQ — MPDIEDILTCSLKKHFGFDNFKGNQKAIIQNLLDGRDTFVLMPTGGGKSLCYQLPALLMEGTAVIISPLIALMKNQVDAMRNFSEEDGVAHFMNSSLNKAAIEQVKGDILSGKTKLLYVAPESLTKEENIDFLRQIKISFYAIDEAHCISEWGHDFRPEYRRIRPIVNEIGKHPIIALTATATPKVQMDIQKNLGMVEADVFKSSFNRENLYYEVRSKTDKVDKDIIKYIKSQGTKSGIIYCLSRKKVEEFAEILQTNNINALPYHAGLDPSTRSANQDAFLMEKVNVIVATIAFGMGIDKPDVRYVIHYDMPKSLEGYYQETGRAGRDGGEGKCIAFYSFKDLQKLEKFMQGKPVAEQEIGKQLLLETAAYAETALCRKKVLLHYFGEEYKEKNCGNCDNCVNPKKQVEAKDLLLTAIEAVIALKEKFKTDYVINILRGKETSEIETYGHQDLDVFGSGDDTDDETWNAVIRQALIAGYFDKDIENYGLLRVTKKGKDFLKKPASFKITTADEEDLSDDENIDDVVVKGGGGGSAVDPVLFSIMKDLRKKMAKHNNVPPYVIFQDPSLEAMATIYPITMEELQNIPGVGAGKAKRYGTEFLEIIKKHVEENEIERPEDLRVKTVANKSKLKVAIVQAIDRKVALDDLAESKGIDFAELLSEVEAIVFSGTKINIDYFLREVIDEDHLDDIFEYFQEAESEDLEAAINELGEYSEDEIRLVRIKFISDMAN, encoded by the coding sequence ATGCCGGATATAGAGGATATATTGACGTGTTCATTGAAAAAGCATTTTGGCTTTGACAATTTTAAAGGTAACCAGAAGGCAATAATACAAAACTTGCTGGATGGAAGAGATACCTTTGTGTTGATGCCTACGGGCGGCGGAAAGTCCCTCTGCTATCAGCTACCGGCACTCTTGATGGAGGGAACAGCAGTAATTATTTCTCCCCTGATAGCCCTGATGAAAAATCAGGTGGATGCCATGCGAAATTTTAGTGAAGAGGACGGCGTAGCGCACTTCATGAATTCGTCACTAAACAAAGCTGCGATAGAACAAGTAAAAGGTGATATACTTTCGGGAAAGACAAAACTATTATATGTAGCACCCGAATCTCTTACAAAAGAAGAGAATATAGACTTTCTGCGTCAGATAAAAATATCGTTTTATGCTATCGATGAGGCACATTGTATTTCGGAGTGGGGGCACGACTTCCGTCCTGAATACAGACGTATACGTCCCATTGTAAACGAAATAGGCAAGCATCCTATCATTGCACTTACTGCTACGGCAACGCCAAAAGTGCAAATGGATATACAGAAGAACCTTGGAATGGTGGAAGCAGATGTGTTTAAATCATCATTCAACAGGGAAAATCTATATTACGAAGTTCGTTCAAAAACGGATAAAGTAGATAAGGATATAATAAAATACATTAAATCGCAAGGCACAAAGTCTGGAATTATATATTGTTTGAGTAGAAAGAAGGTGGAAGAGTTTGCCGAAATATTACAAACAAATAATATCAATGCACTGCCGTACCATGCTGGACTAGACCCAAGTACACGCTCTGCCAATCAGGATGCTTTTCTGATGGAAAAAGTGAATGTAATTGTTGCTACCATTGCATTTGGTATGGGGATCGATAAGCCCGATGTGAGATATGTGATTCACTACGATATGCCAAAGAGCCTTGAAGGATACTATCAGGAAACAGGTAGGGCCGGACGCGATGGCGGTGAAGGAAAATGTATAGCGTTTTATTCATTCAAAGACTTACAGAAACTGGAGAAATTTATGCAGGGTAAGCCCGTTGCTGAACAGGAAATAGGAAAACAGCTACTCCTTGAGACCGCAGCATACGCCGAAACTGCATTATGCCGGAAGAAAGTACTTCTTCATTACTTTGGAGAAGAATATAAAGAGAAAAATTGTGGGAACTGTGACAATTGTGTAAATCCTAAAAAACAAGTGGAAGCTAAAGATTTATTATTGACGGCTATTGAAGCTGTAATTGCATTAAAAGAAAAGTTTAAAACTGATTACGTTATCAATATCTTGAGAGGTAAAGAAACCTCAGAGATAGAAACGTACGGGCATCAGGATTTAGATGTATTTGGATCAGGTGATGATACCGATGATGAAACATGGAACGCCGTTATACGTCAGGCATTAATAGCCGGGTATTTCGATAAGGATATCGAAAATTACGGCTTACTGAGAGTAACCAAAAAAGGAAAAGATTTCTTGAAAAAACCGGCATCGTTCAAGATTACCACAGCAGACGAAGAAGACTTGTCTGATGATGAGAACATAGATGATGTAGTGGTGAAAGGCGGCGGTGGCGGATCGGCAGTAGATCCGGTTTTGTTTTCTATCATGAAAGATCTTCGCAAAAAGATGGCAAAACACAACAATGTTCCCCCATACGTGATATTTCAAGACCCCTCTCTGGAGGCTATGGCTACAATCTACCCGATAACAATGGAGGAATTGCAAAATATTCCGGGGGTAGGAGCAGGTAAAGCAAAGAGATACGGGACAGAGTTTCTTGAAATAATAAAGAAGCACGTTGAAGAAAATGAAATAGAACGACCTGAAGATTTACGTGTAAAAACAGTAGCAAACAAATCGAAACTAAAAGTAGCCATCGTACAGGCTATCGACCGCAAAGTAGCATTAGACGACTTGGCCGAATCGAAAGGGATTGATTTTGCTGAATTGCTGAGCGAAGTAGAAGCTATCGTATTCTCAGGAACAAAAATAAATATAGATTATTTCCTCAGAGAGGTTATAGATGAAGACCATCTCGACGATATATTTGAATATTTTCAAGAAGCAGAATCGGAAGATTTAGAAGCTGCGATCAATGAACTTGGCGAGTATTCTGAAGATGAAATACGCCTTGTCAGGATCAAGTTTATCTCCGATATGGCTAACTAA